A window of the Chrysemys picta bellii isolate R12L10 chromosome 24, ASM1138683v2, whole genome shotgun sequence genome harbors these coding sequences:
- the LOC122172549 gene encoding uncharacterized protein LOC122172549 isoform X2, giving the protein MAVVNTSQLIIHLFQRQMLRNRERRLRQHGEDMKSESGTDLSQSTGPRAVNIMVTMGHVDAVERRFWARETSTDWWDRIVLQVWDESQWLRNFRMWKGTFLELCELLSPALKHKDTRMRAALTVQKRVAITLWKLAMPDSYRSVANHFGVGKSTVGVAVMQVANAIVELLLSKVVTLGNVQIIIDGFAAMGFPNCGGAIDGTHIPILGPDHQASQYINRKGYFSMVLQALVDHRGRFTNINIGWPGKVHDTRVFRNSGLFRRLLEGIYFPDQKITVGDVEMPIMILRDPAYPLMPWLMKPYTGALDSGKRTLQLPAEQVQNDGGVCFWTSQGEMEKLTDSL; this is encoded by the coding sequence atggccgttgtcaacacctcgcagcttatcatccaccttttccagaggcagatgctgagaaatcgggagaggaggctacggcagcacggtgaggacatgaagtctgagagtggcacagacctctcgcaaagcacgggaccccgtgcAGTGAACATCATGGtcacaatgggtcatgttgatgctgtggaacggcgattctgggcccgggaaacaagcacggactggtgggaccgcatagtgctgcaggtctgggatgaatcacagtggctgcgaaactttcgtatgtggaagggaactttcctggaactttgtgagttgctgtcccctgccctgaagcacaaggacacccggatgcgagcagccctgactgtccagaagcgagtggccataaccctctggaagcttgcaatgccagacagctaccggtcagttgcgaatcactttggcgtcggcaaatctaccgtgggggttgctgtgatgcaagtagccaacgcaatcgttgagctactgctgtcaaaggtagtgacccttggaaacgtccagatcatcatagatggcttcgccgcgatgggattcccaaactgcggtggggctatagatggaactcacatccctatcctgggaccggaccaccaggccagccagtacattaaccgaaagggctacttttcaatggtgctgcaagcactggtggaccataggggacgttttaccaacatcaacataggatggccgggcaaggttcacgacactcgtgttttcaggaactctggtctgtttagacggctgctggaaggtatttacttcccggaccagaaaataactgttggggatgtggagatgcctataatgatcctcagggacccagcctacccgctaatgccctggctcatgaagccctatacaggcgccctggacagtggaaaaagaactcttcaactaccggctgagcaagtgcagaatgatggtggagtgtgcttttggacgtctcaaggggagatggagaagcttactgactcgctctga